GCTCCCTGCCGGCGCTTCCCCCGTATGAGCGCCCAGCATATACTGCACGTCATCTACTACGCCTTTATCCACAATGGCTTTCGCGCCGCGCGTCCCTTCTTCGGCCGGCTGAAAAATCAATTTCACCGTTCCCGCCAGTTCTTCTTGCAAGGACGCTAAAATTTCCGCTACACCCAGCCCTACAGACGTATGCGCGTCATGGCCGCAGGCGTGCATCAGTCCTGGATGAATGGAGGAAAATCCGTTTTGACAAGGACGATGCTCCAGTGCCGCCGTTTCCGCAACATCGTTGCAATCCATATCAAAGCGCAGCGCCACCACCGGCCCGGGCCGGGAAAAGCGCAGCGTGCCCACGACCGCCGTACGACCGCCCTCCATTTGCGCCACAAGGTCCGGAGCAGCTCCTTCCTCTATCGCCCGCTTGACATGCGCCGCCAGCACGTCTTCAGCCGGCACGCCCATGCGGCTTTCTTCGTGCAGCACTTCTTTACCTATGGCCACTTCATACCCTAGGGCGCGCAGCTCCTGAACCACCAAGGAAGCTGTACGATATTCCGTCCAACCCGCCTCGGGATATTTGTGCAAATCCCGCCGCCGCTGTATGGTCTTTGCTTCCAAGGCTTCCGCTAACATTGCTATTTCTTTATCCATAAACGCCACACCCTTATTGAATAGTTTAATTGAAAGTAACTTCCATTTCTCTTTACAGAAACCCTTCTAACTCTATTTTCTTATTTTCTTTCACTAAAAGCAGGAATCAGCTGTTTTTTTTCGAAGTTATGAAAATCACATAATTTGTCTATTTTAAGTTATTTTATTGTGCAGCAACTGCCTAAGGAGGGTTTTCGTGAGAATTCTCGATGCCACTTGTGCCTTACGTGCTGTAAACCAGCTAAATAAGAATAGCGCCGCTAGTAATAAAGTATTGCAAAAATTGGCCAGCGGCTATCAGATTAATCATGCTGCCGATAATGCCGCAGGCCTAGCTATCAGCGAAAAGATGCGCGCCAATATCTGGGGTCTAGAGCAGGCTGCCCGCAATATCCAGGATGGCATGAGCTATCTGAATACTGCTGACGGATATTTAGAAGACATTCAGAATCCTGCCTTACTGCGCTTGCGGGAACTAGCCGTACAAGCGTCGAACGGATTTTTAACCCAAAGCGACCACCAAGCCATTCAAAACGAAGTCGATGAAATCAAGGCGCACTTGCAGCAAACCTTCCGCACCGCACAATTCAACACCATTCCCATTTTTGCCCAAGACATCAAAAAAATCAAAACGCCAATTCCAGGTATCTTGCCTGGGGACACCCTCCTCCGCCAGTATGGCTTAACCGTGACAGCCGGCAATAATGATCACCTAACGTTTCGCCTAGATGATACCTCCTATTCTCTCACCCTAAGCCCAGGGTATTACACGGCAGACCAGCTTGTGAGCACCTTAAACAGCAAATTTGCAGCTTTAGGGACCGATGTAACCGTATCTTTCGAAAAAGACAGCCTTGTCTATCATTCTCCTAGCAAAATTCTCGACAGTTTAGGCGGCTCCATGATTGAAATCGACTCCCCCCTTGCCTATACCTCCATCATCTATGACAACCGTAATGCTGGCCACATTCAAGGCGCATACATCCAAGGATGGGAAGATCTCTCCGACGGAGTAACAATTAACAGCACGAACAATACTCTCTCCTTTCGCCTCGGCGATGCCGGAACCTATACAAATGTCAGCATGACCTTTCCTGACGGCTCCTATACCGCTTCTCAAATCGTCGATACCTTAAATACTTATTTTACCACCAATTCTTATCCGGTCACCGCTTCTTTAAATGGCAATTACCTGAAAATCCAGCATAATAACTGTGGTAGCGACTATACTCTCGATACCTGGGGCGGTACGGCTAAAGCCGTCATCTTGGACCGCCTTGTTACTTCATCAATAATGGAATCCTACAATAACAGTCCCCCAGATGCCAAGGCCATCTTTGCTGGATATGGCATACTGCCTAGCAGCCTTGACATTCAAGCTGGAAAAAACGATACTTTTCGTTTTTCAGTTGACGGCAGCTCGCACATATTAGCTTTATCTGCCGGAACCTACTCGCCAGCAACCCTTGTGACCCATCTAAACAACCTGTTCACTGCTAACAGCATTTCTGTAACCGCCGCACTCAGCAGTGGACGGCTGCAGCTAACCTACAGTGGCGCTGGCAGTGGCTCCATCGGCGGTACTGCCGGAATGGCTGCTTATACGCTGCTGGGCGGCGCTGCCATCGCCCCTACAGAATCTCCAGGCACCTATTATCTGGTAGAAGGCAGCACAGAACCGCATGCAGGTAATCATGCCAGCGTCACTGGCCATACAGCACTAAATAACGGTGTCCAGATTATTGCCGGCTTTAACGACACACTAACCTTTAATCTCAATGGGGCCCCCCAGAGCATTACACTGGCTGCTGGCTGGTACGCCTCTTCTGGCACTATAGTGAGCGCCCTCAACAGCGCCTTAAGCGGCCTGGACGTCACTGCCTCTTACAACGGATCTGCACTGGTCTTTACACACAACATGGCTGGCGGCGGTGTTCCCCAATTTCCTTATTCCCTAAATAATTTTTCCGGCAACGCCTTGACCACCCTTATGACCACCCCTATGCCTGTTAATACAGCTTACGGTACCAGCAGCACCTACAGCAGCGTAACCGGCTCAGCCAATATCGAAAATATCACCATCACTGCTGGTGTCAACGACGGTCTCACTGTCACATTAAACGGCACTGCTCATACTCTTACTCTTGATGCCGGCACCTATATCAAAACAGACCTCTTAACTATGCTCAACCAAAAGCTATCAGCAGAAGGCATCGGCAGCCAAATTGAGGCTCTATCTTCCTCCTCTAACTTGCAATTAAAAGCTCTAATCACAGGCACGGGTACCCAATTTAACGCTATCACTGGCACAGCCAGCAACACTCTCTTCCGAGCAATTACTACTTATTACATTAATGCAAGCTCGTATTCTCCCAGCGAGGACGATACTTATATAGACGGACGTCTCAATTTAGCAGAAGACACGATAACCATTAGCCAAGGAAAAAATGACGTCTTAGCTTTTGATCTCACTACCGACGGCATAGCAACGCGCAAAAATATCACCTTATCTGAAGGCGAGTATGATCCCGCTTCGCTGATATCCATGCTCAATCAAAAGCTGCAGGAAGCAGGCCTCGACGTACAAGCATCCGTCAAAAATGTAACTACGCCCCAAAAAACGATGCCGGTCTTATCGCTTACCTATGAGCCTGGAAAAAATGGTAATTTTGTTATTGACGGCGTCGGCGGCAGCGCCTCGTACAGCATTTTTTATCCAGGACCCTACAATCTTAAGTTCACAGGCGGCGAAAAACTCTATTTTCAGGTGGGTGCCAATACGGGCAATCGCTTTTATTCCGGCACTCAGCTTGTCATGAACCTGGAAGTACTCGGCTTAAACCGGCTGGATATGACCAACTGGAGCGGCGCACAGCAAGCGCTAGAAGACATCGATACCGCCGCGGCCTCGGTTTCTGCCGCCCAGGGCCTTATCGGGTCCAAATATAACGCCCTGCAAGCCTTATCTAATAATGTCACCTTGTCTGCAGAAAATCTGCAGACAGCGGAAGCCCGCATTCGAGATACAGACATGGCGAAAGCCGTGTCAGAACAAATCAAGCTCTCTGTTTTAATGCAAGCTGGCACGGCAGCATTGATTCAAGCAAACCAACAACCAAAAACCGTATTATCTTTGTTGGAAAATCGCTGACAGTTCCTTATATTTCATACTCCCTTTAATGGCCGCTAAACCGGAACGCATCATTTTGATGGATTCCGGTTTTTCTTTTTCCATGAAAACAACCATTTACTCTCAAACGACGAAAGTTAATTTTTCTTTGCTTTTTTTCTCAATTGGACTCTTTTTGTAAATTTTAATTGGATATTTACGACTCACATTTTGGTGTTTATTATGAATACAAAGTACTCTATAGTCGCTTTTCTATTCTGATATACATTATGAGGAGGTTTTTGTATGAACGCCATGACCGTTCCCTGTACCCCGCCTTCATTTTCTTTCTCTAAACGCACGGACGCCTTAAAGGCGTCCGAAATCCGGGAAATTTTGAAAATCACCGAGCGCGAAGAAGTCATTTCTTTTGCCGGCGGCCTGCCGGCGCCGGAATTGTTTCCCGTGGAAGAACTAAAGCAGGTATCCTTGCAGGTGTTGGAAGAATCCGGCCAAAAAGCCCTGCAGTACTCCACCACTGAAGGCTATGAACCGCTGCGCCGCCAGATCGCCCAGCGCATGCAGCAAAAATTCCGCACTACCTTCCAAGGAGACGACATCCTAATTACCTCCGGTTCGCAGCAAGCCTTGGATTTATTAGGAAAGGTATTTCTCGACGAGGACGACGTCGTACTCTGCGAAAGTCCCACGTATTTGGCGGCGCTCAGCGCCTTTCGCGCCTACCGTCCCCGTTTTATTGAAGTTCCTACCGACGAAGAAGGCATGGTTTCGGAAGCCTTGGAACGCATCCTCCAAAGCACGGAACGCATCAAATTTGCGTACGTCATTCCTGATTTTCAGAATCCAACGGGAAAAACCTGGTCGCCTTCACGGCGCCAGGCTTTCATGAAGCTTGCCAATCAGTACCGCCTGCCGGTCATCGAAGACAATCCTTACGGAGAATTGCGCTTCGAAAATGAAATTCCGCCGTCCCTGCAAACCTTAGATCAACACGGTCTGGTCATCGCTTTAGGTACGTTTTCCAAAATCTTTTGCCCCGGCATGCGCATCGGCTGGATTGCCGCCCATCCGGAAATCAGGAACAAGTGCGTACTCCTTAAACAAGGCGTTGACTTGTGTACCTCGTTAAAAGCGCAAATGGAAATTTCCCGCTTTATCGATCAGTATGATTTTGAAGCGCGGATTCAAAAAATTGTCTCTGTGTATCGTCAGCGACGCAATGCCATGCTGCAGGCGTTGGATGACTTTTTACCAACTGGCGTCTCCTTCACCCGCCCGGAAGGAGGTCTGTTCCTTTGGCTGCAGTTGCCAGAGTCGATCAAGGCCATGGAACTTCTGCATGATTGTTTAGCCCAAAATGTCGCCTTTGTTCCCGGCGATTCGTTCTTCCCGAACGGCGGCGTTACCAACACTCTGCGCCTCAACTATTCTAATACGCCAGAAGAGCAAATCCGCGAAGGAGTCCGCCGCTTGGCGCAGGCGA
This region of Anaeromusa acidaminophila DSM 3853 genomic DNA includes:
- a CDS encoding PLP-dependent aminotransferase family protein; the encoded protein is MNAMTVPCTPPSFSFSKRTDALKASEIREILKITEREEVISFAGGLPAPELFPVEELKQVSLQVLEESGQKALQYSTTEGYEPLRRQIAQRMQQKFRTTFQGDDILITSGSQQALDLLGKVFLDEDDVVLCESPTYLAALSAFRAYRPRFIEVPTDEEGMVSEALERILQSTERIKFAYVIPDFQNPTGKTWSPSRRQAFMKLANQYRLPVIEDNPYGELRFENEIPPSLQTLDQHGLVIALGTFSKIFCPGMRIGWIAAHPEIRNKCVLLKQGVDLCTSLKAQMEISRFIDQYDFEARIQKIVSVYRQRRNAMLQALDDFLPTGVSFTRPEGGLFLWLQLPESIKAMELLHDCLAQNVAFVPGDSFFPNGGVTNTLRLNYSNTPEEQIREGVRRLAQAIERRLHRTT
- a CDS encoding flagellin, which codes for MRILDATCALRAVNQLNKNSAASNKVLQKLASGYQINHAADNAAGLAISEKMRANIWGLEQAARNIQDGMSYLNTADGYLEDIQNPALLRLRELAVQASNGFLTQSDHQAIQNEVDEIKAHLQQTFRTAQFNTIPIFAQDIKKIKTPIPGILPGDTLLRQYGLTVTAGNNDHLTFRLDDTSYSLTLSPGYYTADQLVSTLNSKFAALGTDVTVSFEKDSLVYHSPSKILDSLGGSMIEIDSPLAYTSIIYDNRNAGHIQGAYIQGWEDLSDGVTINSTNNTLSFRLGDAGTYTNVSMTFPDGSYTASQIVDTLNTYFTTNSYPVTASLNGNYLKIQHNNCGSDYTLDTWGGTAKAVILDRLVTSSIMESYNNSPPDAKAIFAGYGILPSSLDIQAGKNDTFRFSVDGSSHILALSAGTYSPATLVTHLNNLFTANSISVTAALSSGRLQLTYSGAGSGSIGGTAGMAAYTLLGGAAIAPTESPGTYYLVEGSTEPHAGNHASVTGHTALNNGVQIIAGFNDTLTFNLNGAPQSITLAAGWYASSGTIVSALNSALSGLDVTASYNGSALVFTHNMAGGGVPQFPYSLNNFSGNALTTLMTTPMPVNTAYGTSSTYSSVTGSANIENITITAGVNDGLTVTLNGTAHTLTLDAGTYIKTDLLTMLNQKLSAEGIGSQIEALSSSSNLQLKALITGTGTQFNAITGTASNTLFRAITTYYINASSYSPSEDDTYIDGRLNLAEDTITISQGKNDVLAFDLTTDGIATRKNITLSEGEYDPASLISMLNQKLQEAGLDVQASVKNVTTPQKTMPVLSLTYEPGKNGNFVIDGVGGSASYSIFYPGPYNLKFTGGEKLYFQVGANTGNRFYSGTQLVMNLEVLGLNRLDMTNWSGAQQALEDIDTAAASVSAAQGLIGSKYNALQALSNNVTLSAENLQTAEARIRDTDMAKAVSEQIKLSVLMQAGTAALIQANQQPKTVLSLLENR